The nucleotide sequence CGCATCCCGGCGCACACCGCCGCCTGACCGCACGCCGGGGTGCGATCGGGCGGGGCGGTGAGCGAGCGGGCGGTCAGTCCGCCGGGCCGGGCCGCTCGCGGGCCAGGTCGGCCGGGGCCGGTTCGAGGTGGCCGTGTACGCGGCGCAGCAGGGAGGCGAGCTGCTCGCGCTCCGCGGCGTCGAGGGGGGCAAGGATCTCGTCGTCGGTGCGTGCGATCTCGGCGCTGAGGCTCCGGAGCGAGGCCTTGCCCTCCGGGGTCAGCCGTACGACCACGCGGCGCCGGTCCGCCTCGTCCCGGACGCAGTCGACCTGTCCGACGCGGACCAGGTCGTTGACGACCTTCACCAGGTCGCTGGCGTTGATGGCGAGCCGGGTCGCGAGCGCGGTCTTCATCTGCGGCCCGAGGTCGGCGAGCAGGGCCATCACGGAGAGGTGCCAGAGCCGTAAGCCACGGGCCTCCAGGGTCTCCGTCAGCCGGCGCCGGGCCGCCCTGCCGACGGCGTGCATGAGGTACGCGTTGAGATCGAGCACGCTGGGCGGGGTCATGCTCTGCGAGGGCGGCGGGATGGCGGGCGGGGGAGTGCCCCCGCCCCCGCCGGTGAGGGAGTCGAGGGTCAGATCGGTGTTGGCGAGCGACCTGAAGACCTTCGCCCAGTCCGTCGGCATGCTCGCGATGCCGACGACGGCGAACGTCGCCCCGGAGAGATCGTGCGCGAAACCGGAGACGACCGGCTGTTCCATCGGCTGCTCCTCCCTCTCCCCGCTGGTCAGGGGCGGCTGGTGAGGTAGCCGCCCATGGCGGTGAAGTACTCGGTCGCGGGCAGTTCCCGGCCGTCCTCGGTACGGACGCGGGTGATGGCCAGGCCGTGGTTGCGGCCGGTGCGCGCGTCGGCGCCCGCGACGATCACGACCCCTTCGCCCTCGCGGTAGAAGATCCGGCCGGGGGTTCCGCCGTAACGCCCCTCGGAGACCACGGCGGAGAGGATTTCCAGCCGCCTGCCCTTGTGGAAGGTGAAGGCGCTCGGATACGGCGCGGACTGCGCGCGGACCAGGCGTTCGAGCACCTCGGCGGGCCAGTTCCAGTCGATCCGGATGTCCTCCTCGGCCCGCTTGTGGAAGAAGCTGGCCTGGGAGCGGTCCTGCGGGGTGAACTCGGCGGTGCCGGCGGCGATCCGGTCGAGGGCGTCGATGGTGACCGGGGCGATGAGGTCGACCGTCTTGTGGAAGAGGTCGGTCGTCGTGTCGGTCGGTCCGACGGGGACCGCGTGCTGCTGGACGATGTCGCCGGCGTCGAGCACCTCGTCCATCATGTGGGCGGTCACGCCGACTTCGGTCTCGCCGTTGATGAGGGCCCAGATGAGGGGCGAGAAGCCGGCGTACTTCGGCAGCAGCGAGTCGTGGATGTTCAGGGTGCCGTGGCGCGGCAGGTTGTAGATGTGCGGCGGGATCCACGTACGCCAGTTGTTGGCCACGATGATGTCCGGATCGGCCTCCT is from Streptomyces venezuelae ATCC 10712 and encodes:
- a CDS encoding MarR family winged helix-turn-helix transcriptional regulator, giving the protein MEQPVVSGFAHDLSGATFAVVGIASMPTDWAKVFRSLANTDLTLDSLTGGGGGTPPPAIPPPSQSMTPPSVLDLNAYLMHAVGRAARRRLTETLEARGLRLWHLSVMALLADLGPQMKTALATRLAINASDLVKVVNDLVRVGQVDCVRDEADRRRVVVRLTPEGKASLRSLSAEIARTDDEILAPLDAAEREQLASLLRRVHGHLEPAPADLARERPGPAD
- a CDS encoding methionyl-tRNA formyltransferase; this encodes MRVVMFGYQTWGHRTLQALLDSEHDVVLVVTHPKSEHAYEKIWSDSVADLATEHGVPVVIRNRPDDELFARLKEADPDIIVANNWRTWIPPHIYNLPRHGTLNIHDSLLPKYAGFSPLIWALINGETEVGVTAHMMDEVLDAGDIVQQHAVPVGPTDTTTDLFHKTVDLIAPVTIDALDRIAAGTAEFTPQDRSQASFFHKRAEEDIRIDWNWPAEVLERLVRAQSAPYPSAFTFHKGRRLEILSAVVSEGRYGGTPGRIFYREGEGVVIVAGADARTGRNHGLAITRVRTEDGRELPATEYFTAMGGYLTSRP